Proteins encoded within one genomic window of Sphaerotilus montanus:
- the flhA gene encoding flagellar biosynthesis protein FlhA → MNAQLQNLQRLFGANSALIQGMAAPVMIIMVLAMMVLPLPTFLLDLLFTFNIATALMVMVVASYMVRPLDFAAFPSVLLLTTLMRLSLNVASSRVVLLEGHTGPGAAGAVIESFGHFLIGGNFAVGFIVFAILVVINFVVVTKGAERIAEVGARFTLDAMPGKQMAIDADLNAGLIDEKEAKRRRIEVGNEAEFFGSMDGASKFVRGDAIAGILILVINIIGGFIIGVAQHDLTASAAASTYVLLAVGDALVAQIPSLLISVAAAMVVSRVGKEQDVGTQIIGQMFRTPQAVGMTAAVIGMLGLVPGMPHLVFLSVAGGLGYLAYTMRGRGAVLAAAEAASLADAEAPASRALGDEASWDDLQPVDTLGMEVGYRLIALVDKERGGDLLNRIKGVRKKFAQEVGFLPPSVHIRDNLELKPSMYRLTLRGAVMGEGEAYPGMFLAINPGNVQLALQGQTTVDPAFGLPAVWVDERQRETAQMAGYTVVDSSTVVATHLSHLMQQHAARLLGRTETQALVEHVTKLAPKLIEDVIPKMIGIVPLQKILQSLLEEGVHIRDMRSIVESLAEQSAAGVTDPVELSRRLRVALAPAIVQQIYGTQRELDVIALEPELERLLTQALTAVNGPVLDPSVADQLSRGAFDAARRQEDLGQAACLLVPDPLRPSLSRLLRRAAPRLKVLAHSEIPDTHSIRIGSIIGAHS, encoded by the coding sequence ATGAACGCCCAGCTCCAGAACCTGCAGCGCCTCTTCGGCGCCAATTCGGCCCTGATCCAGGGCATGGCCGCCCCGGTGATGATCATCATGGTCCTGGCCATGATGGTGCTGCCGCTGCCCACCTTCCTGCTGGACCTGCTGTTCACCTTCAACATCGCCACGGCGCTGATGGTGATGGTGGTGGCCTCCTACATGGTGCGGCCGCTGGACTTCGCGGCCTTCCCGTCGGTGCTGCTGCTGACGACGCTGATGCGGCTGTCGCTGAACGTGGCGTCGAGCCGGGTCGTGCTGCTCGAAGGCCACACCGGCCCGGGGGCGGCCGGTGCGGTGATCGAGTCCTTCGGGCACTTCCTGATCGGCGGCAACTTCGCGGTCGGCTTCATCGTCTTCGCGATCCTGGTGGTCATCAACTTCGTCGTGGTGACCAAGGGGGCCGAGCGGATCGCCGAGGTCGGTGCGCGCTTCACGCTGGACGCCATGCCCGGCAAGCAGATGGCGATCGACGCCGACCTGAACGCCGGCCTGATCGACGAGAAGGAGGCCAAGCGCCGCCGCATCGAGGTCGGCAACGAGGCGGAGTTCTTCGGCTCGATGGACGGTGCGTCCAAGTTCGTGCGCGGCGACGCCATCGCCGGCATCCTGATCCTGGTCATCAACATCATCGGCGGCTTCATCATCGGCGTGGCGCAGCACGATCTGACGGCATCGGCCGCGGCGAGCACCTACGTGCTGCTGGCGGTGGGCGACGCGCTGGTGGCGCAGATCCCCAGCCTGCTGATCTCGGTGGCGGCGGCCATGGTGGTGTCCCGCGTGGGCAAGGAGCAGGACGTCGGCACCCAGATCATCGGCCAGATGTTCCGCACGCCGCAGGCCGTGGGCATGACGGCAGCGGTCATCGGCATGCTGGGCCTGGTGCCGGGCATGCCGCACCTGGTGTTCCTGTCGGTGGCGGGCGGGCTGGGCTATCTGGCCTACACCATGCGGGGCCGCGGTGCGGTGCTGGCGGCGGCCGAGGCGGCCAGTCTCGCGGATGCGGAGGCCCCGGCCAGCCGTGCGCTCGGCGACGAGGCCAGCTGGGACGACCTGCAGCCGGTCGACACGCTCGGCATGGAGGTCGGCTACCGCCTGATCGCGCTGGTGGACAAGGAGCGGGGCGGCGATCTGCTCAACCGCATCAAGGGCGTGCGCAAGAAGTTTGCGCAGGAGGTGGGGTTCCTGCCGCCTTCCGTGCACATCCGCGACAACCTCGAACTCAAGCCCAGCATGTACCGCCTGACGCTGCGCGGGGCCGTCATGGGCGAGGGCGAGGCCTATCCGGGCATGTTCCTGGCCATCAATCCCGGCAATGTGCAGCTGGCCCTGCAGGGCCAGACCACCGTCGATCCGGCCTTCGGGTTGCCCGCGGTGTGGGTGGACGAGCGCCAGCGAGAAACCGCCCAAATGGCCGGGTACACCGTTGTTGATTCCTCGACCGTCGTGGCGACCCATCTTTCACACTTGATGCAACAACACGCGGCCCGTTTGCTGGGCCGCACCGAAACCCAGGCGCTGGTCGAGCACGTGACCAAGCTGGCACCCAAACTCATCGAAGACGTGATCCCCAAGATGATTGGCATCGTCCCTCTGCAGAAAATCCTCCAGTCGCTGCTGGAAGAAGGCGTGCACATCCGCGACATGCGCTCGATCGTCGAATCGCTGGCCGAACAGTCGGCCGCTGGCGTGACCGATCCGGTCGAGCTGTCCCGCCGTCTGCGGGTGGCCCTGGCGCCGGCCATCGTGCAGCAGATCTACGGCACGCAGCGCGAGCTGGACGTGATCGCGCTGGAGCCCGAGCTGGAGCGGCTGCTGACGCAGGCGCTGACTGCGGTGAACGGTCCCGTGCTCGATCCGAGCGTCGCCGACCAGCTCAGCCGCGGTGCCTTCGACGCGGCCCGTCGCCAGGAAGACCTCGGGCAGGCCGCCTGCCTGCTGGTCCCAGACCCCCTGCGCCCGTCCCTGTCCCGCCTGCTGCGCCGTGCCGCGCCACGCCTGAAGGTGCTGGCGCACAGCGAAATACCTGACACCCACTCGATCCGCATCGGTTCGATCATCGGAGCACACTCATGA
- the flhF gene encoding flagellar biosynthesis protein FlhF, producing MNVKRFFGRNSREAMQKVRQTFGDNAVILSTKPSSDGVEVVAMPSESIDALDRHDAPAAPAAPAAPLAPAPQAAARTAPRSMVAPAAPKAPAPAPARAAPVPVPAAPEPSATPVQEDVGTLAMSTLSFQDYVRERMLKKRKAELSARDGTSAPEPEPDSRTPAVRPEARNDQRRAPLTGRAASAAEPTYGDWSLPPDSGRTEASAPVAAAADEASIRPFLLNPSAPAKATLPTASRATAVESPAARAAPAAPADDGFDDEPDLTSSPSADADMLAEIRSMKSLIEERFTMMAFMDRLQKSPRQVQLSTRLLECGFSPALVREIVDGMPAEEGDELGAVTDVLQRNLLTSEDEADLEDEGGVYALIGSTGVGKTTSTAKLATAFATRHGPSQLGLITLDAYRVGAHEQLRAYGRILGVPVHTAHDRAAMEDLLDLLSGKKMVLIDTAGLAQRDARTRDLLDMLTHRSINRVLVVNAAQQAETIEDVITAYKASQAKGIILSKLDEAVKLGPALDAMIRHRLKVLAVSTGQRVPEDWHHLNSQTLVQRALRGSASQAWRMSPGDVSMTFARSGTATGTVLRRSGYTSRELGA from the coding sequence ATGAATGTGAAGCGCTTTTTCGGGCGCAACTCGCGCGAAGCGATGCAGAAAGTGCGTCAGACCTTCGGCGACAATGCGGTGATCCTGTCGACCAAGCCCAGCAGCGATGGGGTCGAAGTCGTGGCGATGCCCTCCGAAAGCATCGACGCCCTGGACCGGCACGATGCGCCTGCGGCCCCCGCAGCTCCTGCAGCTCCCCTGGCGCCTGCTCCCCAGGCCGCTGCCAGAACAGCGCCCCGTTCGATGGTCGCGCCCGCCGCACCGAAGGCGCCGGCCCCGGCACCCGCCCGTGCCGCTCCCGTGCCCGTGCCCGCAGCGCCAGAACCGTCGGCCACGCCGGTGCAGGAGGACGTGGGCACGCTGGCCATGAGCACGCTGTCGTTCCAGGACTATGTCCGCGAGCGCATGCTCAAGAAGCGCAAGGCCGAGCTGAGTGCCCGTGACGGGACCAGTGCCCCCGAGCCCGAACCCGATTCCCGCACGCCAGCGGTCCGCCCCGAGGCCCGCAACGACCAGCGGCGTGCGCCACTGACCGGGCGTGCCGCTTCTGCGGCCGAGCCCACCTATGGCGACTGGTCGTTGCCACCCGACAGTGGCCGCACCGAAGCGTCTGCGCCAGTTGCCGCGGCCGCGGACGAAGCGTCGATCCGTCCGTTCCTGCTGAATCCCTCGGCGCCGGCCAAGGCGACCCTGCCGACCGCCAGCCGGGCGACTGCGGTCGAGAGCCCGGCTGCGCGTGCGGCCCCGGCAGCGCCAGCGGACGACGGCTTCGATGACGAGCCCGACCTCACCTCGTCCCCCTCGGCGGATGCGGACATGCTGGCCGAGATCCGCTCGATGAAGAGCCTGATCGAGGAGCGTTTCACCATGATGGCGTTCATGGACCGGCTGCAGAAGAGTCCGCGCCAGGTCCAGCTGAGCACCCGCCTGCTGGAGTGCGGCTTCTCGCCAGCGCTGGTGCGCGAAATCGTCGATGGCATGCCGGCGGAAGAAGGCGACGAGCTGGGCGCTGTCACCGACGTGCTGCAGCGCAACCTGCTCACCAGCGAGGACGAGGCCGATCTGGAAGACGAGGGCGGCGTCTACGCGCTGATCGGATCGACCGGGGTCGGCAAGACCACCTCCACCGCCAAGCTCGCCACGGCCTTTGCCACCCGCCACGGCCCGTCGCAGCTGGGTCTGATCACGCTGGATGCCTACCGCGTCGGCGCCCACGAGCAGCTGCGTGCCTATGGCCGCATCCTCGGCGTGCCGGTCCACACGGCACACGACCGCGCGGCGATGGAGGACCTGCTCGACCTGCTCTCCGGCAAGAAGATGGTGCTCATCGACACCGCGGGCCTGGCCCAGCGCGATGCCCGCACCCGTGACCTGCTGGACATGCTGACCCACCGCAGCATCAACCGTGTGCTGGTGGTCAACGCCGCACAGCAGGCCGAGACGATCGAGGACGTGATCACCGCCTACAAGGCGAGCCAGGCCAAGGGCATCATCCTGTCGAAGCTCGACGAGGCGGTGAAGCTCGGACCGGCACTGGACGCCATGATCCGCCACCGGCTCAAGGTGCTGGCCGTCTCCACCGGTCAGCGCGTGCCGGAAGACTGGCACCACCTGAACAGCCAGACGCTGGTCCAGCGCGCCCTGCGCGGCAGCGCTTCCCAGGCCTGGCGCATGAGCCCCGGCGACGTGAGCATGACCTTCGCGCGCTCCGGCACGGCGACGGGCACGGTGCTGCGTCGCAGTGGCTACACCTCGCGAGAACTGGGCGCATGA
- a CDS encoding flagellar biosynthesis protein: MAFPSDGRRAQPGDQADGLRRLFSTRTVRFIPVVSNPFVAHEGVLIRQICAALDQLGLYTLVVDVCDPRPGVRDTLRQKADLPDQGLDLSDRLQVLTDRTASLTARGLPARWSDASGSTQAFLQALIDAAPLSQAVVVHGSASELARMFGRGELQLSRPRPIVICDEQPDSMTHAYAALKVLSQRVDWLSHDLLVSAATGSAGIRLVKDRLAQCAALFFGGVRHDSVDIDPRTVALPAMAPASLMAFMEASMGAAAAFVLPEMGRRGPALVTSSPLLQPMV; this comes from the coding sequence ATGGCATTTCCTTCTGATGGACGTCGTGCTCAACCTGGTGACCAGGCCGATGGACTGCGTCGCCTGTTCTCGACCCGGACCGTGCGCTTCATTCCCGTGGTGTCGAATCCGTTCGTCGCGCACGAGGGGGTGCTGATCCGCCAGATCTGTGCTGCGCTGGATCAGCTCGGTCTCTACACGCTGGTGGTCGATGTCTGCGACCCCCGCCCCGGTGTCCGTGACACCCTGCGACAGAAGGCTGATCTGCCCGACCAGGGCCTGGATCTGTCCGACCGCCTCCAGGTGCTGACCGACCGCACCGCGAGTCTGACGGCCCGCGGACTGCCCGCACGCTGGAGCGATGCCAGCGGCTCCACCCAGGCCTTCCTGCAGGCGCTGATCGATGCGGCACCACTGTCCCAGGCGGTGGTCGTGCACGGTTCTGCGAGCGAGCTGGCCCGGATGTTCGGGCGCGGCGAGCTGCAGCTGAGCCGGCCACGGCCCATCGTCATCTGCGACGAGCAGCCCGATTCGATGACACATGCCTATGCCGCCCTGAAAGTGCTGTCCCAGCGCGTGGACTGGCTGTCGCACGACCTGCTGGTGAGTGCGGCGACTGGCTCGGCCGGCATCCGGCTGGTCAAGGACCGGCTGGCCCAGTGTGCGGCGCTGTTCTTCGGCGGGGTCCGCCACGATTCGGTCGACATCGATCCGCGTACCGTGGCACTGCCGGCGATGGCCCCGGCCTCGCTCATGGCCTTCATGGAGGCCTCCATGGGCGCAGCGGCGGCGTTTGTCCTGCCCGAGATGGGGCGCCGTGGACCGGCGCTGGTGACGTCGTCACCCCTTTTGCAGCCGATGGTCTGA
- a CDS encoding RNA polymerase sigma factor FliA, giving the protein MYTSKGQLEANKMLEQYSSLVRRLAHQMIARLPANVELDDLIQVGMIGLTDALTRFDVKQGVQFETFATQRIRGAMLDELRGGDWMSRSNRKHQRDIEAAVHRLEQRLGRAPHESEIAVEMGLSLTDYQDLLNRVRGTQLVYLEDMSGDEGESDYLDRHVVDSDADPLARLNDRRMREALVEAIKHLPEREQYVMSMYYEEDMNLKEIAAVLGVTESRVCQLHSQSIARLRAKLRTW; this is encoded by the coding sequence ATGTACACCTCCAAGGGCCAACTCGAAGCCAACAAGATGCTGGAACAATACAGCTCGCTGGTTCGGCGTCTGGCGCACCAGATGATTGCCCGGCTGCCGGCCAATGTCGAACTGGACGATCTGATCCAGGTCGGCATGATCGGCTTGACCGATGCCCTCACGCGCTTCGACGTGAAGCAGGGGGTCCAGTTCGAGACCTTCGCGACACAGCGCATCCGCGGGGCCATGCTGGACGAGTTGCGAGGCGGCGACTGGATGAGCCGCAGCAACCGCAAGCACCAGCGCGACATCGAGGCGGCCGTGCACCGGCTGGAACAGCGCCTGGGCCGCGCGCCGCACGAGAGCGAAATCGCGGTCGAGATGGGCCTGTCGCTCACGGATTACCAGGACCTGCTGAACCGCGTGCGCGGCACGCAGCTGGTCTACCTTGAGGACATGAGCGGCGACGAAGGCGAGAGCGACTACCTCGATCGCCATGTTGTCGACAGCGATGCCGATCCGCTGGCCCGGCTCAACGACCGGCGCATGCGCGAGGCCCTGGTGGAGGCGATCAAGCACCTGCCGGAGCGTGAGCAGTACGTGATGAGCATGTACTACGAAGAGGACATGAATCTCAAGGAAATCGCGGCCGTCCTGGGGGTCACCGAGTCCCGTGTCTGCCAGCTGCACAGCCAGTCCATCGCCCGCCTGCGTGCCAAGCTGCGCACCTGGTAA
- a CDS encoding methyl-accepting chemotaxis protein: MLNLLRSRGPAAVTPVVDAGPAATSPSDVVQRLSRQVSHIGRDAAETRGVIEDTQKIVTAQLEAMTHLNVDLARVQQTQQAIGEATQESRDAVVRARQQVEQVAREVTGIVEVLHQVASAAGDIGQIALQTRLVAFNASVEAKRAGEAGRGFGVVADAVKDLAGRVESSSRTIMSTLDDLDRRIEAFSRDIRIDPQADRQGQIHRAFADVETAVHRIDGAAEASRSIAQEVIDRTETLGKEIQGAIGGLDTAMHCSDRFLSVSERLIDELAGCGVETEDTPLIRSAQAAAQRITGMLDKALAAGQIDLPALFDEQYQPIAQTAPPQFLTRFVPLADRLFPEVQEQVLSAGDKVAYCIAVDRNGYVATHNRIYCQPQRPGDVVWNTANSRFRRIFNDRTGLASARNRRPFLVQTYRRDMGGGNFVLLKEVAAPIVIQGRHWGALRIGYRF; the protein is encoded by the coding sequence ATGCTGAACCTGCTCCGATCTCGAGGGCCTGCCGCAGTGACACCGGTGGTCGATGCCGGCCCTGCGGCGACCAGCCCGTCCGATGTCGTTCAGCGGCTGTCACGGCAGGTCTCGCACATCGGCCGCGATGCCGCGGAGACCCGCGGCGTGATCGAGGACACGCAGAAGATTGTCACGGCCCAGCTGGAGGCGATGACCCACCTGAACGTCGATCTGGCCCGGGTCCAGCAGACCCAGCAAGCCATCGGCGAAGCCACGCAGGAGAGCCGCGATGCGGTGGTCCGTGCCCGGCAGCAGGTCGAGCAGGTCGCCCGCGAAGTCACGGGCATCGTCGAGGTGCTGCACCAGGTGGCCAGCGCTGCTGGCGACATCGGCCAGATCGCGCTGCAGACCCGGCTGGTCGCCTTCAACGCCTCGGTCGAGGCCAAGCGGGCCGGGGAAGCGGGCCGTGGTTTCGGCGTGGTGGCCGATGCCGTGAAGGATCTGGCGGGACGTGTCGAGTCGTCTTCCCGCACCATCATGAGCACGCTGGACGATCTTGATCGCCGCATCGAGGCGTTTTCTCGCGACATCCGCATCGATCCCCAGGCCGACCGGCAAGGCCAGATCCACCGGGCCTTCGCCGATGTGGAGACCGCGGTGCACCGCATCGACGGTGCGGCAGAAGCCAGCCGTTCGATCGCCCAGGAGGTGATCGACAGGACCGAGACGCTGGGCAAGGAGATCCAGGGCGCGATCGGCGGGCTCGACACGGCCATGCATTGCAGCGACCGTTTCCTCTCGGTCTCGGAGCGCCTCATCGACGAGCTGGCCGGCTGCGGGGTCGAGACCGAGGACACGCCGCTGATCCGCTCGGCCCAGGCTGCTGCGCAGCGCATCACGGGCATGCTGGACAAGGCGCTGGCGGCCGGGCAGATCGATCTGCCGGCGTTGTTCGACGAGCAGTACCAGCCGATCGCGCAGACGGCTCCCCCCCAGTTCCTGACCCGGTTCGTGCCGCTGGCCGATCGGCTGTTCCCCGAGGTGCAGGAGCAGGTGCTGTCTGCGGGCGACAAGGTCGCCTACTGCATCGCGGTGGACCGCAACGGATATGTGGCCACCCACAACCGCATCTACTGTCAGCCGCAACGCCCCGGTGACGTGGTCTGGAACACCGCCAACAGCCGCTTCCGGCGCATCTTCAACGACCGCACCGGACTGGCCTCGGCCCGCAACCGCCGACCGTTCCTCGTGCAGACCTACCGCCGTGACATGGGCGGCGGCAACTTCGTGCTGCTCAAGGAAGTGGCGGCACCGATCGTGATCCAGGGCCGCCACTGGGGAGCCCTGCGCATCGGCTACCGTTTCTGA
- the gltA gene encoding citrate synthase: MTPSDVKATLSFSDGSASMDLPLYKGTIGPDVIDIRKLYAQTGKFTYDPGFLSTASCNSTITYIDGDKGELLYRGYPIEQLAVNCDFLDTCHLLLYGDLPNADQRTDFHGRVTNHTMVNEQMQFFLRGFRRDAHPMAILTGLVGALSAFYHDSTDINNPQHRDIAAIRLIAKMPTLVAMAYKYTVGQPYMYPQNDLSYAGNFMRMMFATPCETYKVNPVIERALDRIFILHADHEQNASTSTVRLCGSSGTNPFAAIAAGVACLWGPSHGGANEACLNMLGDIQKMGGVAKVGEFMNQVKDKNSGVKLMGFGHRVYKNYDPRAKLMRETCHEVLGELGLQNDPLFKLAMELEKIALEDDYFVARKLYPNVDFYSGIVQRAIGIPVPLFTAIFALARTVGWIAQLNEMIADPEYKIGRPRQLFVGAAPRDVPPLSAR, translated from the coding sequence ATGACCCCCTCCGACGTGAAGGCCACCCTATCGTTCTCCGATGGCAGTGCCTCGATGGACCTGCCGCTCTACAAGGGAACGATCGGCCCGGACGTCATCGACATCCGCAAGCTCTACGCGCAGACCGGCAAGTTCACCTACGACCCGGGCTTCCTGTCGACGGCGTCGTGCAACTCGACCATCACCTACATCGACGGTGACAAGGGCGAGTTGCTGTACCGCGGCTACCCGATCGAGCAGCTCGCCGTCAACTGCGACTTCCTCGACACCTGCCACCTGCTGCTGTACGGGGATCTGCCGAACGCGGACCAGCGCACGGACTTCCACGGCCGCGTGACCAACCACACGATGGTCAACGAGCAGATGCAGTTCTTCCTGCGCGGCTTCCGTCGTGACGCGCACCCGATGGCCATCCTGACCGGTCTGGTCGGCGCGCTGTCGGCCTTCTACCACGACAGCACGGACATCAACAATCCGCAGCACCGTGACATCGCCGCGATCCGCCTGATCGCCAAGATGCCGACGCTGGTCGCGATGGCCTACAAGTACACGGTGGGCCAGCCCTACATGTACCCGCAGAACGACCTGTCCTATGCAGGCAACTTCATGCGGATGATGTTCGCCACGCCGTGCGAGACGTACAAGGTGAACCCGGTGATCGAGCGCGCGCTCGACCGCATCTTCATCCTGCACGCCGACCACGAGCAGAACGCCTCGACCTCCACCGTGCGCCTGTGCGGCTCGTCGGGCACCAACCCGTTCGCCGCCATCGCCGCGGGCGTGGCCTGTCTGTGGGGCCCGTCGCACGGCGGCGCCAACGAAGCCTGCCTGAACATGCTGGGCGACATCCAGAAGATGGGTGGCGTGGCCAAGGTCGGCGAGTTCATGAACCAGGTGAAGGACAAGAACTCCGGCGTCAAGCTGATGGGCTTCGGTCACCGCGTCTACAAGAACTACGATCCGCGTGCCAAGCTGATGCGCGAGACCTGCCACGAAGTGCTGGGCGAGCTCGGTCTGCAGAACGACCCGCTGTTCAAGCTGGCGATGGAACTCGAGAAGATCGCGCTGGAAGACGACTACTTCGTCGCCCGCAAGCTCTACCCGAACGTCGATTTCTACTCCGGCATCGTGCAGCGCGCCATCGGCATCCCGGTGCCGCTGTTCACCGCGATCTTCGCGCTGGCCCGCACGGTCGGCTGGATCGCGCAGCTCAACGAAATGATCGCCGACCCCGAGTACAAGATCGGCCGTCCGCGCCAGCTGTTCGTCGGCGCCGCACCCCGCGACGTGCCGCCGCTGTCGGCACGCTGA
- a CDS encoding FAD assembly factor SdhE produces MDTLLDERALSKLHWRCRRGLLENDLFIERFFARHESSLTVRQARGLEVLMDLADNDLLDLLLCRREPEGDLDQPDVRTVLDMLRQRP; encoded by the coding sequence ATGGACACTTTGCTTGATGAGCGAGCCCTCAGCAAGCTGCACTGGCGCTGCCGGCGCGGCCTGCTGGAAAACGATCTGTTCATCGAACGGTTCTTCGCCCGCCATGAATCCAGCCTGACTGTCCGACAGGCCCGGGGCCTGGAAGTTTTGATGGATCTTGCCGATAACGACCTGCTGGACCTGCTGTTGTGCCGGCGCGAGCCTGAAGGCGATCTGGATCAGCCAGACGTCAGGACCGTGCTGGACATGCTTCGGCAACGTCCTTGA
- a CDS encoding succinate dehydrogenase iron-sulfur subunit gives MAKRTFQIYRYDPDKDAKPYMQSIDVELDGNERMLLDALNKLKAVDPSLSFRRSCREGVCGSDAMNINGKNGLACLTNMRDLPGVVVLKPLPGLPVIRDLIVDMTQFFKQYNSIKPYLVNDDPPPDKERLQSPEERDELNGLYECILCASCSTSCPSFWWNPDKFVGPAGLLQAYRFIADSRDQDTSARLDNLEDPYRLFRCHTIMNCVDVCPKGLNPTKAIGKIKELMIRRAV, from the coding sequence ATGGCCAAGCGCACATTCCAGATCTACCGCTACGACCCCGACAAGGATGCCAAGCCCTACATGCAGTCGATCGACGTCGAACTCGACGGCAACGAGCGCATGCTGCTGGACGCCCTGAACAAGCTCAAGGCGGTCGATCCTTCGCTGAGCTTCCGCCGTTCGTGCCGCGAAGGCGTGTGCGGCTCGGACGCGATGAACATCAACGGCAAGAACGGTCTGGCTTGTCTCACCAACATGCGTGACCTGCCGGGCGTCGTCGTCCTGAAGCCGCTGCCGGGACTGCCGGTCATCCGCGACCTGATCGTGGACATGACCCAGTTCTTCAAGCAGTACAACTCGATCAAGCCCTATCTGGTCAACGACGATCCGCCGCCGGACAAGGAGCGTCTGCAGTCGCCCGAAGAGCGCGACGAGCTGAACGGTCTGTACGAGTGCATCCTGTGCGCGAGCTGCTCGACCAGCTGCCCGAGCTTCTGGTGGAACCCGGACAAGTTCGTCGGCCCGGCCGGTCTGCTGCAGGCCTACCGTTTCATCGCCGACAGCCGCGACCAGGACACCAGCGCCCGCCTGGACAACTTGGAAGACCCGTACCGTCTGTTCCGCTGCCACACGATCATGAACTGTGTGGATGTCTGTCCGAAGGGCCTGAATCCGACCAAGGCCATCGGCAAGATCAAGGAATTGATGATCCGCCGGGCCGTCTGA